The Fervidobacterium gondwanense DSM 13020 genome window below encodes:
- the ppcA gene encoding phosphoenolpyruvate carboxylase, producing the protein MRIPITMMTQHPDNAMEYISVQQEPNEALFSLLPQESGGLGIDEVMIDFEGKLTPYHQPLQVAAELFHNGLIPGRDVFITPRLSSADKETVFRQIMCIMAAVETNFSMFEKTQCQAIKEVIVPMVESSNDLFDTVGRIQLVTELGNRNFNIKFDRNSISVIPLYEDVVSLVNVDKSLSEFIDGLEKKPEYVRFMIGRSDSALSYGMVSSVLAVILSISKAKELEKNYQVKIYPIMGCGSLPFRGQLTLENVENFLKTYSGVSTLTIQSALRYDHGAEKTKKLVNYLKENIDKHEVKKFSEKEVSIIKDFISIFTKYYLRSFLKIADVVANVSVFIPKNRDRLAASRRGLSYHREFVDVHKLATIIEDEKIKEEILGIDTSLNVNIPRAISFNASMYTIGMPPEFLGTGRALKEIRDKYGDLGIEMLREIYPQINADMEFALKYANPNISKRFVDEETRREYELDISLTREILGIDFDMEANIENSFYHTLLKTARPILLHLLGKESQILNSDSQEYNILKELISKLGSLRGGLG; encoded by the coding sequence ATGAGGATACCAATTACTATGATGACACAGCATCCAGATAATGCGATGGAGTACATATCCGTCCAACAAGAACCTAATGAAGCGCTTTTCTCACTTTTGCCTCAAGAGTCCGGTGGACTTGGCATAGACGAGGTTATGATCGATTTTGAAGGAAAATTGACTCCGTACCACCAGCCGCTCCAGGTGGCGGCTGAGTTGTTTCACAATGGTCTAATACCGGGAAGGGATGTGTTTATAACCCCAAGGCTGTCAAGCGCAGATAAAGAAACTGTGTTTAGGCAGATAATGTGCATCATGGCAGCGGTCGAAACGAATTTTTCTATGTTTGAAAAGACACAATGCCAAGCTATTAAAGAAGTAATAGTACCTATGGTCGAGAGTTCAAACGACCTTTTTGATACAGTTGGTCGGATTCAGCTTGTAACAGAGCTTGGGAATAGGAATTTCAACATAAAGTTTGACAGGAATTCGATAAGTGTGATTCCGTTGTACGAGGATGTAGTGTCCCTTGTGAATGTAGATAAATCGCTAAGCGAGTTCATAGATGGTTTGGAGAAGAAACCTGAGTATGTAAGGTTTATGATAGGAAGGTCTGATTCGGCTTTGTCATATGGAATGGTCTCAAGTGTGTTGGCTGTCATTTTATCTATTTCTAAAGCGAAGGAATTGGAAAAAAATTATCAGGTAAAGATTTACCCAATAATGGGTTGCGGTAGCTTGCCGTTTAGGGGACAGCTTACTCTCGAAAATGTGGAGAATTTTCTTAAAACCTACTCTGGGGTAAGTACACTAACTATCCAGTCAGCTTTAAGGTATGACCACGGTGCTGAAAAGACGAAAAAGCTTGTGAATTATTTGAAAGAAAATATAGACAAGCATGAGGTAAAGAAGTTTTCTGAGAAAGAAGTTTCTATTATAAAGGATTTCATTTCTATATTCACCAAATACTATCTCAGGTCATTCCTAAAAATCGCAGACGTGGTTGCAAATGTTTCTGTGTTTATTCCCAAGAATCGTGATAGGTTAGCAGCTTCAAGAAGGGGATTATCGTATCACAGAGAATTCGTTGATGTTCATAAGTTAGCGACGATAATTGAAGATGAAAAGATAAAGGAAGAGATTTTAGGAATCGATACTTCTTTAAATGTTAACATCCCAAGAGCAATTTCATTTAATGCTTCAATGTACACGATTGGCATGCCTCCAGAATTTCTGGGAACTGGTCGAGCTCTCAAGGAAATCAGAGATAAATATGGCGATCTAGGAATAGAAATGCTTAGGGAGATTTACCCGCAGATCAACGCCGATATGGAATTTGCCTTGAAATATGCTAATCCAAATATTTCAAAGCGATTTGTCGATGAGGAAACAAGAAGAGAGTATGAACTAGATATTTCACTCACAAGAGAGATTTTAGGAATTGATTTTGATATGGAGGCGAATATAGAAAACAGCTTCTATCATACCCTTTTGAAGACAGCTAGGCCAATACTTCTACATCTTCTCGGGAAAGAGTCTCAGATACTTAATAGTGATTCTCAAGAGTATAATATTTTGAAGGAGTTGATTTCCAAGTT
- a CDS encoding IS3 family transposase: MKDEYIGFYDEERCQERLKCMASVEYRSHAM; encoded by the coding sequence TTGAAGGATGAATACATAGGATTCTACGATGAAGAGCGGTGTCAGGAGAGATTAAAATGCATGGCTTCGGTGGAGTACCGAAGCCATGCGATGTGA
- a CDS encoding TIGR02710 family CRISPR-associated CARF protein, with protein MESISKEVLNQKWEEYKQEVKNGANPQQLYQEEIWPSLLALWKENPIVSPEFKKFDVSIHTLGTSPEATTLAILGTQADEIYILHTPETQKHIEKIEADTGKRVYPLEIQKSDVTKIYEKVVDIITKYEDKDIALDITSGTKAMSAGLGAAGFFFRRFFDKIRVVYIDNEEYDTDLRRPRAGAEKLVILPSPHEVLADVDVLLAIEKYRSKDFYTAHDHLIAARRKSGNEKFKVFEELCLAYGKWYALEIGVAAKRMEEVLRNLEKDQFMNDPLRKYYNVFKIQKQILDAIKDVIYSKEEKSFENKKGILALAETLLWIANKYGTENKILSSLYTYRAFELLLQLRLYSLGKTFETSSLTAEEQNALIDTLRKIFEQVEQELRPKLGLLQILVYLLNVKDECTTKVISAEDVRNLAFMVSTRNSSILIHGLNIPEDKQIEKLKEKTEKLLKEIKRTERLDFSIQPVNIDYKLVFGH; from the coding sequence ATGGAAAGCATTTCAAAGGAAGTTCTAAACCAAAAATGGGAAGAGTACAAGCAGGAGGTGAAAAACGGCGCTAATCCTCAACAGTTGTACCAAGAGGAAATCTGGCCATCACTTTTAGCTCTTTGGAAGGAAAATCCTATTGTTAGTCCAGAATTCAAGAAGTTTGACGTTTCAATACACACTTTAGGTACAAGTCCTGAAGCAACTACGCTTGCTATTCTCGGAACACAGGCTGATGAGATCTACATTCTTCACACTCCAGAGACACAAAAGCATATAGAGAAGATAGAAGCTGATACTGGTAAGAGAGTTTATCCTTTGGAGATTCAAAAGAGCGACGTGACGAAGATATACGAAAAGGTCGTTGACATTATCACAAAGTATGAAGACAAAGATATAGCTCTTGATATAACAAGTGGAACAAAAGCGATGAGTGCCGGACTTGGTGCAGCGGGTTTCTTTTTCAGAAGATTTTTCGATAAGATTAGAGTTGTATATATCGACAACGAGGAATACGATACAGATTTGAGAAGACCAAGAGCAGGTGCCGAGAAATTAGTTATTTTACCGAGCCCTCACGAAGTGCTTGCCGATGTTGATGTACTACTTGCAATCGAAAAATACAGGTCAAAAGACTTTTATACAGCTCACGACCACTTAATCGCTGCTCGAAGAAAAAGCGGCAATGAAAAATTCAAAGTCTTTGAAGAATTATGTTTAGCATATGGAAAATGGTATGCTCTTGAAATAGGAGTCGCTGCAAAAAGGATGGAGGAAGTCTTAAGAAATTTAGAAAAAGACCAATTCATGAATGACCCACTGAGAAAATATTACAATGTTTTCAAGATACAGAAGCAAATTCTTGATGCAATTAAGGATGTTATCTATAGCAAGGAAGAAAAAAGTTTTGAGAACAAAAAAGGCATACTTGCTTTGGCGGAAACACTATTGTGGATTGCTAATAAATATGGGACTGAAAACAAAATACTCTCTTCGCTATATACCTACCGTGCTTTCGAATTGCTATTGCAACTTAGATTGTACAGCTTAGGAAAAACCTTTGAGACAAGCTCGCTAACCGCTGAAGAACAGAATGCACTTATCGATACACTGAGGAAGATCTTTGAACAAGTAGAACAAGAACTACGTCCAAAACTTGGTTTGCTTCAAATTTTAGTGTATCTTCTGAATGTAAAAGATGAGTGTACAACTAAAGTTATATCCGCAGAAGATGTTAGAAATCTTGCATTTATGGTAAGCACGCGCAATTCCTCGATACTTATCCATGGACTAAACATTCCCGAAGATAAGCAAATAGAAAAACTCAAAGAGAAAACCGAGAAGTTACTGAAAGAAATCAAGAGAACAGAAAGGCTTGACTTTTCAATTCAGCCAGTCAACATTGATTACAAACTTGTGTTCGGACATTGA
- a CDS encoding DUF1232 domain-containing protein: protein MFDLPLVLALLTLISPVDFIPDFVPFMGRFDDFISIIYIIYKLAKAFRRA from the coding sequence ATGTTCGATCTTCCGCTGGTATTGGCTCTTCTAACCCTGATATCTCCTGTGGATTTTATTCCTGACTTCGTACCGTTCATGGGAAGGTTCGACGATTTTATAAGTATTATCTACATAATCTACAAACTTGCTAAAGCTTTCAGACGTGCGTGA